A window of the Apostichopus japonicus isolate 1M-3 chromosome 8, ASM3797524v1, whole genome shotgun sequence genome harbors these coding sequences:
- the LOC139971258 gene encoding uncharacterized protein isoform X3 has protein sequence MDEHCSTDNRYRLDREDKVFTSLDELVLHHCTNKGALPCTLDIPQALKTAQTPADIQSLAILEEEFWKSPHSRLVPGPHQSRRKSQLTGSTAFMLTIQRTSPDASDDLMDTRETKDRILSLFETDNRTNVNRHSWSDTGSDAHLWNKSNYGHRRAASDANRQIMRYSNDAEQLDLSHLQRHPPPTSPPPLPPTDPQLSFFQDSPNQSCTVISRTNRRDPFKQVRVLSSEGSSVRSQSTISDDSMGRDSICSSSSFSSHSRQSNSSLQAISDSVSRLSEHFSINQQPQVSLQDREALVKESPYDVPIVTAIPDVVSHQGTCTNAFSGTTPDFLDFSVLESRGDKIEPITSSISSLTLSEFDPLLVAPPPEFGDDAVVGSSVVETGVDASEQYNAVSDEKLLVSFDDDGNLQLIGADICGDPYVPTDWNASTARTGSGSERDKASDLSMKRESVGSEGSGTSSVSGEYIVVDRRSSELGEESRWSSVESSPVKRNSHGSSLRSSSDFSGKFHIPIHKNLPTTSGNNSQRSSSDLSGKCTIPTHETSPVNSGSNSQRCSSDLSGQFHVPTLGSSPAKTGNNSQHSSSDLSGNYHIPSHEGSPVKSGSNSQRSSSELSGNYHIPTREGSPVKTGSNSQRSSSDLSGKYHMPSIESSPVKIGSTSQRSSSDSSGKFPSPTHERSPVKTGSNSQRSSADSSGKYPIPTHDRSPVKTGSNSQRSSSDSSGKYQIPTCESSLAKAGENSIKQVSSSRSSVTFVQVGREEPSTLRDSVNSGDRSSTEFSGRADSNGSSPAKRSVRYSIQRSSSEIVGEFDVSGSPVGESEVTDDDDKSEAQAARMKRCLSLPAPLMRGTDEEGVFQGSKSALFAEEVQEDGSLGGEEDFEIVNHPTWSSENLNSNRTPEESSSTTTPKSKKHRKLQQIRHLAKKSTKKVHKKIRPSWNKKLEILDPAASIQEVVKRLAGDPTSRLGAMVDSFISSTVDKCESHTPDAVLKSLRQFMSGVKNYLFNDQEKEVEAQLDKYCNLTGMEVDAIFEGALHQILLEPLKDQIYLCFIKHFNQSESLKLLDRNIRSAKEKSPEELGIKDKFIPPAKAAMISIKERFTDIQKAFSPLQKLEYLLHVVREIYSSVFDSTLGSNAMTSMGADDFLPMLIYVLVHCDQIHIEIEVEYMWGLLDPPLLSGEGGYYLTTLSSAICVLKQFEEETECETKGFVTVFVARSSQPGDIVMKTVPVLPAMTAVEVCNVIIQKLNLDSDTPHHIFLLDQGQEHHLEIHCSIFKIKTDYEAVKNTLCKFCIRAENVVVKWPIISANLQPAI, from the exons ATGGACGAGCATTGTTCAACAGACAACC GCTACAGGCTGGATCGAGAGGACAAAGTCTTCACCAGCCTCGATGAGTTGGTTCTCCATCATTGCACCAATAAAGGGGCTCTACCATGCACCCTGGATATACCCCAGGCGCTTAAAACAGCTCAGACCCCTGCAGACATCCAGTCATTAGCAATACTAGAAGAAG AGTTTTGGAAGTCACCCCACAGCCGCCTTGTTCCTGGCCCGCATCAGTCCCGTCGGAAGTCCCAGCTGACAGGATCTACAGCCTTCATGCTCACCATACAAAGAACCTCTCCCGATGCATCCGATGACCTCATGGACACGAGAGAAACCAAAGACAGGATTCTGTCTCTATTCGAAACGGATAACAGGACGAACGTAAACAGACACAGCTGGTCAGATACGGGCAGTGATGCACATCTCTGGAACAAGTCCAATTACGGACACAGGAGGGCGGCTTCGGACGCTAACAGGCAGATCATGAGATACAGCAATGATGCCGAACAGTTAGACCTCTCTCATCTACAGCGCCATCCACCGCCTACTAGCCCCCCTCCGTTACCTCCGACAGACCCACAGTTATCCTTCTTTCAGGATTCTCCCAATCAAAGTTGTACAGTCATTTCAAGAACTAACAGACGTGATCCATTCAAGCAGGTCCGAGTTTTGTCCAGTGAGGGATCGTCTGTGCGGAGCCAGAGTACCATCAGCGACGATAGCATGGGTCGCGACTCGATATGCAGCTCCAGTTCCTTTTCATCTCACAGCAGACAAAGTAATTCATCTTTACAGGCAATATCAGACTCTGTGTCTAGGCTTTCAGAACACTTCTCTATTAACCAGCAGCCACAGGTTAGTTTACAGGATAGGGAAGCTCTAGTGAAGGAGTCCCCATATGACGTTCCCATAGTAACAGCTATCCCAGATGTTGTGAGCCACCAAGGTACCTGTACTAATGCATTCAGTGGTACTACACCTGACTTTTTGGATTTTAGTGTGTTGGAATCGAGGGGAGACAAAATAGAACCTATAACATCCTCGATATCATCATTAACTCTGTCAGAATTTGATCCACTCTTGGTAGCCCCACCCCCAGAGTTTGGAGATGATGCAGTAGTAGGTAGTAGTGTAGTGGAGACCGGTGTAGACGCCAGCGAACAGTATAACGCAGTATCGGATGAAAAATTATTAGTCAGTTTTGACGATGATGGAAACCTGCAGCTTATTGGTGCAGACATCTGTGGGGATCCTTATGTCCCCACAGACTGGAATGCATCGACGGCGAGGACTGGTTCCGGCAGTGAACGAGATAAAGCATCAGATTTATCTATGAAAAGAGAGAGTGTTGGCAGTGAGGGAAGTGGTACTTCATCTGTAAGTGGAGAGTATATAGTTGTGGACCGCAGAAGTTCAGAGCTGGGAGAGGAGAGCAGATGGTCCTCTGTTGAAAGTTCACCAGTGAAGAGAAACAGTCATGGCAGTAGTCTGCGCAGTAGCTCAGACTTCAGTGGGAAATTTCACATCCCCATTCACAAAAACTTGCCAACTACAAGTGGTAACAACAGCCAGCGTAGTAGCTCGGACTTGAGTGGGAAATGTACTATTCCTACTCATGAAACTTCACCGGTTAATTCAGGTAGCAATAGCCAGCGTTGTAGCTCAGATTTAAGTGGACAATTCCATGTTCCCACTCTTGGAAGTTCACCAGCTAAAACAGGCAACAATAGCCAGCATAGTAGCTCCGATTTGAGTGGGAACTATCACATTCCCAGTCATGAAGGTTCACCAGTAAAGTCAGGCAGCAATAGTCAGCGTAGTAGCTCAGAGTTAAGTGGGAACTATCACATTCCCACTCGTGAAGGGTCTCCAGTTAAAACAGGCAGCAATAGTCAGCGTAGTAGCTCTGACTTAAGTGGGAAATATCACATGCCCTCTATAGAAAGTTCACCAGTAAAGATAGGCAGTACTAGTCAGCGTAGTAGCTCAGACTCAAGTGGTAAGTTTCCCTCACCCACTCATGAAAGGTCTCCAGTTAAAACAGGCAGCAATAGTCAGCGTAGTAGCGCTGACTCAAGTGGGAAATATCCCATACCCACTCATGACAGGTCTCCAGTTAAAACAGGCAGCAATAGTCAGCGTAGTAGCTCTGACTCGAGTGGGAAATATCAAATTCCCACTTGTGAAAGTTCCCTGGCTAAGGCAggtgaaaatagcatcaaacaAGTGAGTAGCTCTCGGTCAAGCGTCACGTTTGTTCAGGTCGGTAGGGAAGAACCCTCCACGCTGAGAGACAGTGTCAACAGTGGAGACCGAAGTAGTACAGAATTCAGTGGGAGAGCAGACTCCAATGGGAGTTCGCCGGCAAAGAGGAGTGTACGTTACAGCATACAGCGCAGTAGTTCGGAGATAGTCGGTGAGTTTGATGTCTCGGGGAGCCCGGTGGGAGAGTCTGAGGTGACCGACGACGACGACAAATCGGAGGCTCAAGCAGCGAGAATGAAGAGGTGCCTCTCTCTACCCGCTCCACTCATGAGAGGGACGGATGAGGAAGGGGTCTTCCAAGGATCAAAGTCAGCACTGTTCGCTGAGGAAGTTCAAGAAGATGGATCTCTAGGAGGTGAGGAAGATTTTGAAATTGTGAATCATCCCACATGGAGCTCGGAAAATTTAAACAGCAACCGAACCCCCGAGGAGAGCAGCAGCACCACCACGCCCAAGTCAAAAAAGCACAGAAAACTTCAACAAATCAGGCATTTGG CAAAGAAAAGTACAAAGAAAGTTCATAAGAAAATCAGACCATCATGGAATAAAAAATTAGAGATATTGGATCCAGCCGCTTCCATTCAAGAAGTTGTGAAAAG GTTAGCCGGTGATCCGACCTCTCGACTAGGTGCGATGGTAGATAGCTTCATCAGCTCGACGGTAGACAAGTGTGAAAGCCATACGCCTGACGCCGTCCTGAAGAGCCTGAGACAATTCATGTCGGGAGTGAAGAATTATCTCTTCAACGATCAGGAGAAAGAGGTTGAAGCTCAATTAGATAAG TATTGCAATCTAACTGGAATGGAAGTTGATGCTATATTTGAGGGCGCCCTTCACCAGATTCTCCTTGAGCCACTTAAGGACCAAATATATCTCTGTTTCATAAAACACTTCAACCA ATCTGAATCCTTGAAACTCTTAGATCGAAATATTCGCTCTGCAAAAGAAAAGTCACCAGAGGAGCTTGGCATAAAG GACAAATTTATTCCACCAGCAAAGGCTGCAATGATATCTATCAAAGAACGCTTTACAGATATTCAGAAAGCTTTCTCCCCACTCCAGAAACTAGAGTACCTTCTACATGTCGTCCGTGAGATTTATTCTTCG GTATTTGACTCTACTCTGGGGAGTAATGCAATGACTTCCATGGGTGCTGATG aTTTCCTGCCAATGTTGATATATGTATTAGTTCACTGTGATCAAATTCACATTGAGATTGAAGTGGAGTACATGTGGGGGCTACTGGATCCCCCTCTTCTGTCTGGAGAGGGGGGTTATTACCTGACAACGCTTAGCAGTGCAA TATGCGTCTTGAAGCAGTTTGAAGAGGAAACAGAGTGTGAAACGAAGGGTTTTGTGACGGTATTTGTGGCCAGGAGTAGCCAGCCGGGAGACATTGTTATGAAGACTGTTCCAGTTTTACCAGCAATGACAGCAGTTGAAGTTT GTAATGTAATTATCCAGAAACTTAACTTGGACTCGGACACTCCGCATCATATTTTCCTTCTGGATCAAGGGCAAG AGCATCACCTGGAGATCCACTGCAGCATCTTCAAGATTAAAACCGACTATGAAGCTGTCAAGAACACACTCTGTAAGTTCTGCATCAGGGCAGAAAATGTGGTAGTGAAATGGCCAATAATATCGGCAAACCTGCAGCCAGCAATCTAG
- the LOC139971263 gene encoding probable 3-hydroxybutyryl-CoA dehydrogenase — translation MVKVAVCGCGFLGSSIAGCLVFYGHDVVINDLNKLTLDRFPDELKKKKQQLQQSDLILDQPFSGTYHLEPDLEAAVEDVEFVIEAIQEDLGSKRAFFQRVSNACRTDTVLLTSTINLRLEDVFSLTSDKERTLGLRFLHPVYFVQDVEVRYHEKTSADVMDKVTRFVEEDLPKSIFMRRAGEEPLLLSDTAITAMEEARREELRRQIRDPNIALVNFSLEAQRDSFPSLGPDDDEDDEDVGGRPDNVVFGHGGAACNPKCPLGFSNQGPQPLRSLYTVTCPFCKLRPTMCVLSPCLHQICKECAKSLMNRGKSCPIQGCQRIINSYQTIGPGRI, via the exons ATGGTTAAAGTAGCAGTTTGTGGTTGTGGCTTCCTTGGTTCCAGTATTGCTG GCTGTCTGGTGTTCTACGGCCATGATGTAGTGATTAACGACCTGAACAAATTAACTCTGGATCGGTTTCCAGATGAActcaagaagaagaaacaacaacTACAGCAGAGCGATCTGATTCTGGATCAACCATTTTCA GGCACCTATCACCTTGAACCAGATTTGGAAGCCGCAGTTGAAGATGTGGAATTTGTAATCGAAGCAATCCAAGAGGACTTAGGAAGCAAGAGAGCTTTCTTTCAAA GAGTCAGTAATGCTTGTCGCACAGACACAGTCCTGCTAACCAGTACTATCAATCTCAGATTGGAGGATGTATTTTCCTTGACAAGTGATAAAGAG AGAACGTTGGGGCTCCGCTTCTTGCATCCAGTCTACTTTGTACAAGACGTTGAGGTCAGGTACCACGAGAAGACCTCGGCTGATGTCATGGACAAGG TTACCAGGTTTGTGGAAGAAGACTTGCCAAAGAGTATATTCATGAGGAGAGCTGGGGAAGAACCTTTACTATTATCAGATACTGCAATCACAGCTATGGAGGAAG CCAGAAGAGAGGAACTACGCAGACAAATCCGAGACCCAAATATCGCCCTGGTGAATTTTTCGTTGGAAGCCCAGAGGGACAGCTTCCCTAGTCTCGGTCCtgatgacgatgaagatgatgaGGATGTGGGTGGTCGACCAGACAATGTGGTATTTGGACATGGTGGAGCAGCCTGCAACCCAAAATGCCCTCTTGGATTCTCCAATCAAGGGCCACAACCTCTCAGAAGTCTTT ATACTGTGACATGTCCCTTTTGCAAGCTCAGACCCACCATGTGCGTCCTCAGTCCGTGCTTACATCAGATATGTAAAGAATGTGCCAAGTCTCTAATGAACAGAGGCAAGTCGTGTCCAATACAGGGATGTCAACGGATCATCAACTCATACCAGACAATAGGTCCAGGCAGAATCTAA
- the LOC139971258 gene encoding uncharacterized protein isoform X2 — protein MRHPGTAGGAFIEHFNIIAVPNGYRLDREDKVFTSLDELVLHHCTNKGALPCTLDIPQALKTAQTPADIQSLAILEEEFWKSPHSRLVPGPHQSRRKSQLTGSTAFMLTIQRTSPDASDDLMDTRETKDRILSLFETDNRTNVNRHSWSDTGSDAHLWNKSNYGHRRAASDANRQIMRYSNDAEQLDLSHLQRHPPPTSPPPLPPTDPQLSFFQDSPNQSCTVISRTNRRDPFKQVRVLSSEGSSVRSQSTISDDSMGRDSICSSSSFSSHSRQSNSSLQAISDSVSRLSEHFSINQQPQVSLQDREALVKESPYDVPIVTAIPDVVSHQGTCTNAFSGTTPDFLDFSVLESRGDKIEPITSSISSLTLSEFDPLLVAPPPEFGDDAVVGSSVVETGVDASEQYNAVSDEKLLVSFDDDGNLQLIGADICGDPYVPTDWNASTARTGSGSERDKASDLSMKRESVGSEGSGTSSVSGEYIVVDRRSSELGEESRWSSVESSPVKRNSHGSSLRSSSDFSGKFHIPIHKNLPTTSGNNSQRSSSDLSGKCTIPTHETSPVNSGSNSQRCSSDLSGQFHVPTLGSSPAKTGNNSQHSSSDLSGNYHIPSHEGSPVKSGSNSQRSSSELSGNYHIPTREGSPVKTGSNSQRSSSDLSGKYHMPSIESSPVKIGSTSQRSSSDSSGKFPSPTHERSPVKTGSNSQRSSADSSGKYPIPTHDRSPVKTGSNSQRSSSDSSGKYQIPTCESSLAKAGENSIKQVSSSRSSVTFVQVGREEPSTLRDSVNSGDRSSTEFSGRADSNGSSPAKRSVRYSIQRSSSEIVGEFDVSGSPVGESEVTDDDDKSEAQAARMKRCLSLPAPLMRGTDEEGVFQGSKSALFAEEVQEDGSLGGEEDFEIVNHPTWSSENLNSNRTPEESSSTTTPKSKKHRKLQQIRHLAKKSTKKVHKKIRPSWNKKLEILDPAASIQEVVKRLAGDPTSRLGAMVDSFISSTVDKCESHTPDAVLKSLRQFMSGVKNYLFNDQEKEVEAQLDKYCNLTGMEVDAIFEGALHQILLEPLKDQIYLCFIKHFNQSESLKLLDRNIRSAKEKSPEELGIKDKFIPPAKAAMISIKERFTDIQKAFSPLQKLEYLLHVVREIYSSVFDSTLGSNAMTSMGADDFLPMLIYVLVHCDQIHIEIEVEYMWGLLDPPLLSGEGGYYLTTLSSAICVLKQFEEETECETKGFVTVFVARSSQPGDIVMKTVPVLPAMTAVEVCNVIIQKLNLDSDTPHHIFLLDQGQEHHLEIHCSIFKIKTDYEAVKNTLCKFCIRAENVVVKWPIISANLQPAI, from the exons ATGAGGCATCCAGGTACTGCTGGGGGAGCTTTTATTGAACATTTCAATATCATAGCTGTGCCTAATG GCTACAGGCTGGATCGAGAGGACAAAGTCTTCACCAGCCTCGATGAGTTGGTTCTCCATCATTGCACCAATAAAGGGGCTCTACCATGCACCCTGGATATACCCCAGGCGCTTAAAACAGCTCAGACCCCTGCAGACATCCAGTCATTAGCAATACTAGAAGAAG AGTTTTGGAAGTCACCCCACAGCCGCCTTGTTCCTGGCCCGCATCAGTCCCGTCGGAAGTCCCAGCTGACAGGATCTACAGCCTTCATGCTCACCATACAAAGAACCTCTCCCGATGCATCCGATGACCTCATGGACACGAGAGAAACCAAAGACAGGATTCTGTCTCTATTCGAAACGGATAACAGGACGAACGTAAACAGACACAGCTGGTCAGATACGGGCAGTGATGCACATCTCTGGAACAAGTCCAATTACGGACACAGGAGGGCGGCTTCGGACGCTAACAGGCAGATCATGAGATACAGCAATGATGCCGAACAGTTAGACCTCTCTCATCTACAGCGCCATCCACCGCCTACTAGCCCCCCTCCGTTACCTCCGACAGACCCACAGTTATCCTTCTTTCAGGATTCTCCCAATCAAAGTTGTACAGTCATTTCAAGAACTAACAGACGTGATCCATTCAAGCAGGTCCGAGTTTTGTCCAGTGAGGGATCGTCTGTGCGGAGCCAGAGTACCATCAGCGACGATAGCATGGGTCGCGACTCGATATGCAGCTCCAGTTCCTTTTCATCTCACAGCAGACAAAGTAATTCATCTTTACAGGCAATATCAGACTCTGTGTCTAGGCTTTCAGAACACTTCTCTATTAACCAGCAGCCACAGGTTAGTTTACAGGATAGGGAAGCTCTAGTGAAGGAGTCCCCATATGACGTTCCCATAGTAACAGCTATCCCAGATGTTGTGAGCCACCAAGGTACCTGTACTAATGCATTCAGTGGTACTACACCTGACTTTTTGGATTTTAGTGTGTTGGAATCGAGGGGAGACAAAATAGAACCTATAACATCCTCGATATCATCATTAACTCTGTCAGAATTTGATCCACTCTTGGTAGCCCCACCCCCAGAGTTTGGAGATGATGCAGTAGTAGGTAGTAGTGTAGTGGAGACCGGTGTAGACGCCAGCGAACAGTATAACGCAGTATCGGATGAAAAATTATTAGTCAGTTTTGACGATGATGGAAACCTGCAGCTTATTGGTGCAGACATCTGTGGGGATCCTTATGTCCCCACAGACTGGAATGCATCGACGGCGAGGACTGGTTCCGGCAGTGAACGAGATAAAGCATCAGATTTATCTATGAAAAGAGAGAGTGTTGGCAGTGAGGGAAGTGGTACTTCATCTGTAAGTGGAGAGTATATAGTTGTGGACCGCAGAAGTTCAGAGCTGGGAGAGGAGAGCAGATGGTCCTCTGTTGAAAGTTCACCAGTGAAGAGAAACAGTCATGGCAGTAGTCTGCGCAGTAGCTCAGACTTCAGTGGGAAATTTCACATCCCCATTCACAAAAACTTGCCAACTACAAGTGGTAACAACAGCCAGCGTAGTAGCTCGGACTTGAGTGGGAAATGTACTATTCCTACTCATGAAACTTCACCGGTTAATTCAGGTAGCAATAGCCAGCGTTGTAGCTCAGATTTAAGTGGACAATTCCATGTTCCCACTCTTGGAAGTTCACCAGCTAAAACAGGCAACAATAGCCAGCATAGTAGCTCCGATTTGAGTGGGAACTATCACATTCCCAGTCATGAAGGTTCACCAGTAAAGTCAGGCAGCAATAGTCAGCGTAGTAGCTCAGAGTTAAGTGGGAACTATCACATTCCCACTCGTGAAGGGTCTCCAGTTAAAACAGGCAGCAATAGTCAGCGTAGTAGCTCTGACTTAAGTGGGAAATATCACATGCCCTCTATAGAAAGTTCACCAGTAAAGATAGGCAGTACTAGTCAGCGTAGTAGCTCAGACTCAAGTGGTAAGTTTCCCTCACCCACTCATGAAAGGTCTCCAGTTAAAACAGGCAGCAATAGTCAGCGTAGTAGCGCTGACTCAAGTGGGAAATATCCCATACCCACTCATGACAGGTCTCCAGTTAAAACAGGCAGCAATAGTCAGCGTAGTAGCTCTGACTCGAGTGGGAAATATCAAATTCCCACTTGTGAAAGTTCCCTGGCTAAGGCAggtgaaaatagcatcaaacaAGTGAGTAGCTCTCGGTCAAGCGTCACGTTTGTTCAGGTCGGTAGGGAAGAACCCTCCACGCTGAGAGACAGTGTCAACAGTGGAGACCGAAGTAGTACAGAATTCAGTGGGAGAGCAGACTCCAATGGGAGTTCGCCGGCAAAGAGGAGTGTACGTTACAGCATACAGCGCAGTAGTTCGGAGATAGTCGGTGAGTTTGATGTCTCGGGGAGCCCGGTGGGAGAGTCTGAGGTGACCGACGACGACGACAAATCGGAGGCTCAAGCAGCGAGAATGAAGAGGTGCCTCTCTCTACCCGCTCCACTCATGAGAGGGACGGATGAGGAAGGGGTCTTCCAAGGATCAAAGTCAGCACTGTTCGCTGAGGAAGTTCAAGAAGATGGATCTCTAGGAGGTGAGGAAGATTTTGAAATTGTGAATCATCCCACATGGAGCTCGGAAAATTTAAACAGCAACCGAACCCCCGAGGAGAGCAGCAGCACCACCACGCCCAAGTCAAAAAAGCACAGAAAACTTCAACAAATCAGGCATTTGG CAAAGAAAAGTACAAAGAAAGTTCATAAGAAAATCAGACCATCATGGAATAAAAAATTAGAGATATTGGATCCAGCCGCTTCCATTCAAGAAGTTGTGAAAAG GTTAGCCGGTGATCCGACCTCTCGACTAGGTGCGATGGTAGATAGCTTCATCAGCTCGACGGTAGACAAGTGTGAAAGCCATACGCCTGACGCCGTCCTGAAGAGCCTGAGACAATTCATGTCGGGAGTGAAGAATTATCTCTTCAACGATCAGGAGAAAGAGGTTGAAGCTCAATTAGATAAG TATTGCAATCTAACTGGAATGGAAGTTGATGCTATATTTGAGGGCGCCCTTCACCAGATTCTCCTTGAGCCACTTAAGGACCAAATATATCTCTGTTTCATAAAACACTTCAACCA ATCTGAATCCTTGAAACTCTTAGATCGAAATATTCGCTCTGCAAAAGAAAAGTCACCAGAGGAGCTTGGCATAAAG GACAAATTTATTCCACCAGCAAAGGCTGCAATGATATCTATCAAAGAACGCTTTACAGATATTCAGAAAGCTTTCTCCCCACTCCAGAAACTAGAGTACCTTCTACATGTCGTCCGTGAGATTTATTCTTCG GTATTTGACTCTACTCTGGGGAGTAATGCAATGACTTCCATGGGTGCTGATG aTTTCCTGCCAATGTTGATATATGTATTAGTTCACTGTGATCAAATTCACATTGAGATTGAAGTGGAGTACATGTGGGGGCTACTGGATCCCCCTCTTCTGTCTGGAGAGGGGGGTTATTACCTGACAACGCTTAGCAGTGCAA TATGCGTCTTGAAGCAGTTTGAAGAGGAAACAGAGTGTGAAACGAAGGGTTTTGTGACGGTATTTGTGGCCAGGAGTAGCCAGCCGGGAGACATTGTTATGAAGACTGTTCCAGTTTTACCAGCAATGACAGCAGTTGAAGTTT GTAATGTAATTATCCAGAAACTTAACTTGGACTCGGACACTCCGCATCATATTTTCCTTCTGGATCAAGGGCAAG AGCATCACCTGGAGATCCACTGCAGCATCTTCAAGATTAAAACCGACTATGAAGCTGTCAAGAACACACTCTGTAAGTTCTGCATCAGGGCAGAAAATGTGGTAGTGAAATGGCCAATAATATCGGCAAACCTGCAGCCAGCAATCTAG